gggcagtattttcattttcggatgaaaagcgtgctcaGAGTAAACTGCcaaatactcgggcccagagtcaaatatttgcaaattattaggagatttggatagaaacatcacaaatggtcctttcgTTCGATAATGTctttctttatgtcccaaaaagtcaaattatttggcgcgtttgattcagaaatacaccggtttcaactcgcccaacatgcctacaaagtatctaataagttacctgtaaacttgggtcaaacatttcaaacaacgttcctaatccaacctcaggtaccctacaacgtaaataatcgataaaatttaagacagaataaactgtttctaataccggataaaaacaacgtggaGTGCGCTCCCTGTTCACACGCACCAAAACAGTGGAAtccacctggagtgacacttacaatgaataggactacttcttcatttcttaaAAGAAAAACGGGGTTCCGTGGCTACCATGGCCACTGCCTGGGGGATGGTCTCTACTCGTTTCGCTaccagcgtggtgaagaaggcgcaacagagcctcttcaaactcaggaggctaaagaaaattggcttgtcacctaaaaccctcaaacttttacagatgcacaatcgaaagcatcatgtcgggctgtatcacttcctgggacggcagggtagcctagtggttagagagttgggccagtaaccgaaaggttgcaagttcaaatccctgagctgacaaggtacaaatctgttattctgcccctgaacaaggcagttaacccgctgttcctaggctgtcattgaaaataagaatttgttcttaacagacttgcctagttaaataaagacaaaaaaaaaacattgaacattttctaaagactgttgacgtctagtggaagccataggaactgcaaccaggttcctaataATAAGGGTATCCCAGAGAAAACATTGGAAAATCCTATGACCTCAATATTTTcccccctggatggtttgtccccggggtttcacctgccaaatctgttctgttatactcacagacattattagaaactttagagtctatccaaatctaccaattatatgcatatcctagcatctgggcctgagtaacaggcagtttactttggtcacgcttttcatccggatgtcaaaatactgccccctacccaagagaggataACCCACTTTGACATGATAACCTTGCAACCTTTACTCTTATGAGCAGTTCTCCTCTCAGCAGCATCTTGTGGTGCATAATATCTCACTAGCAGGTAAAGGGTAGGGAATAAAGTTGAGATGCTAATGCGTATTTTGACTGAGTGACAGCAAATGTGGCTGTCCCCcccgcgcgcgcgcgcacacacacacacacacacacacacacacacacacacacctcagcgcGCTGCTCATAATCACCAGGTTTGTTTTTGCAGTGAGAATTTACAGGAAGTTATTTCGCCAACATCTATTTAGGCATATTAAAACGACTATCAACTGTCAAGTTACAGATACAATTACAAATACGAGTATGTCCATGTGAGCACACCCCGAGTAGCTGCTATGTCTTGTTGTTGATGAAGTAGTCGGCGACTGTTTCTCCTCCGTATCTGGGGTCGTATGCCACCCTGTGGTCGATGGTGGAATCATATTTTACTGAGGAGCAGAAAACAAGCGTGATGAAACTATTCCTACAATGTCTGGAACGCTACAAAACACCAGAAATAGTTGGTGTCTTTCGGTTGGCTGTGTGAGCACGAATGTGATTTCAGCATTTTGGTACATCGCCTACTTGTGTGTAATCAGACGGACATTTAGACAAACAGTTCAATGTATATAGAATGTCTACCGTGTTGCATGATGGGAAAATAGTCGGACAgcgatataatataataaaacaaagtGCATCGCTTTTCCACCGCTTTGTCCGCAACTGTAGTAGTAAACGTTATTAGACCCTGGTCGATATGATGTTGTATTGTCAGTAGTACAAGTGGTAACCGTTAGACAAACACCTTTGTCCTGGAATGAGTGCCCCTCTACCAACGTGTACAACTCATACTTACCTGGCAAGGGAGACACCGTGATCAAGAAGGCGGTTCACCCAGGGCGAGGCTCAGCCATTGCACTCCGGCTGTGCTGACCCCTGCGAATTTCCCAAATGTGGAAATCTCGATTGCATAATTTCTGGTAGTGGGGGACTGCGTTCGCGCTCTCCCCTGATCTTGATGTAAAAGTAATACTCAGAGTTATAATTCATGAGTTCTACTGAGTTTTCGTCGAAAAATAGTTTTATTTACATATCAGGTGAATGGTGTTAGAATGTAAGATAAGTTTAGTAGGGACCTGAAACAGTTATTTTGGCTTTTAAAAACCCCAATGTTTGAGATCTGTTATTGTAGCACTGGTGATTATGCCTGTCAATGCAACCACACGTTGATAAAGCATTTACAATCATCGAGAATGACACAAAAATATGTTTGAAAacatatttccattgtggtcctctttaaTATTTTTCTAGTCATAGTAGGCCTCGGctccacacaacacaatacaaaggACAGGAGGACATTGTCATAGCGTAGAGCCTTACATGCTGACATGGAATATAAACCACCATTAGTCAGCTTTACACATTATTTAAATGAAGTTATGCTCGGCATGGAGTTACTGTGGTAGTTTGTTCCACTCAACAGCGCCGGTAAATAAAAAGTGTTCTTCCCAGATAGACTCTTCCATTTAAAACAGGCGGTATCAGAGTCTCTGGTTCTGATGCTTTATTGGTGGACAGCTGTAATATAAATTACATTATTAGATGGGTACCTGGGGGCTAATCTAATCTCACAATTCCACAACAagaataataataaataacacacacaaatctaagtaaagggatggaataagaatatatacatataaagatatggatgagcgatgaccgagggTGTTAATTCTAGGGCAAAAACTAAAACACGGATCTCTTGGGAGTCCCGGAGGAGAGGTTTGAAAAAGGCTGATCTAGAATAACGTGATTCAAATTAGTTCACTTTTCTAGGCCTACATCAGCTGTACAACGTGAGTGTGTGCGGcacaggtggctggtggcactTCAATTGGGGAGGACAGAATGAATGAAATGGTATCAAGACACATGAGACATGGTTTCCATTCCTTTCACACCATTCCAGAAATGTATATCGTCCTTCCTCCCTTCACAAAACCTCCTGTGGTGTCTGGGGGCCTAATTCACCTAGAATAATGTGATTCAAAATGTTTTCTAGGCTGCGTttatacaggcagcccaattctgatatttttaccactaattggtatttttgactaatcacatcagatcttttcacatcagattttatctgattggtcaaaagaccaatgagTAAAGAAAAAGATTTGAATTGGGCTTCCTGTGTAGACACAGCCATGGAACTTTACAGTAATCCAGTCCACTAGATACCCAACATTTCCAACATCCATGACACCCAGGTCATTTGACAAATTCATTTCTCAATGTCGGTCTGGAGTTCTCTTCCTCACGAACTaattaaaagtgcaatatgtataGAGTGACCATATTTTAGTTATcaaaaaagaggacatgtccCGGAAAAAGAGTATGGTCACCCTAGTGTTGTGGAATGCAAAAACTCCCTCCGCAGCAGTAACAGCATCTTCTGTTTTACCTGCTCTCATAAAATAGTCAGTCAAATTTACCTGACGAACTCTCTCCTTTAGCTGGAAATTGTGTTTTGCGGAGCTTATGTGGGCTTCTAGGTCGCTAGCACCTTTATTTGACACTGACACGTACGTGCCAGCTTTGCAGGTCATGCATTCTGCTTCACACGGATCCCGACCAAGACGAAAACACGGGAATTTTCTCTGTAAATCGTCTCTGAATTTACATTTGCGTTTGGGCATTTTTACGCTGTTCTGGAGCCATGTGCCACTGTTGACAAGCAAGCTGCTGCTATGGCTCTTGGCTGTTGCCATGGTGAAGGTAATGATTGAGATGCAGTTTGACCAATGTTTGCGTAGGCCTACATGACCCACCAATGGTGGCGTGTGAGAAGGCGGGACCTAAAGAGAAAGGTCAAAGCAATGCAAAAACCCCAAAACGCACACAATGAATGGCGACAGTAGAAAGCAAAAGCCGAATCCCCGACATTTTGGGCGATTTAGAAATCCCGGCTGGACGCATTTTTTAGGTCcaaaagaggacatgtccgggaaaaagaggacgtatggtcaccctaaATATGTAACTTTGTGGGCGACCCGACCAAAAATTCACGTCAGTTATAGATATGTCTTCTGGTTGAAAGCAAGTCTGATGTGTGCTATTTCTCTGCTTCCCGTCCGTAAATGTAGGCATATTTTTTTACTCTCGGTTTTGTAcaacagcttcaaacagctgaaaaaatatataattaaaaatGAGttcttgaaaatatatttcagtggTTCAGATTCTCTCTACACTATGCATGACTTGTTTAGACGAACCATCTGAAATTTAGCAGCCATGTAATGATGGAGCTATTTCCGCATACTGCGTCTTAGACTGCAATTACCAAAATGCTTTGCGACAGGAAGTGGAAGTGAGAACGAAAACGCTCCACTTATGAgcaagtggcaagtgataaactTGGCTTTCGCTAGCAACTTTCTTTTGTTTTATAGAATCTAAAGTGGTCAAATGTAACGTGAAGTATTATTAAAATACGCTTTAATCTTATAACCGACGTCCCGAGTCATTAGTTTAAAGATAGTTATTCTATAGCCCCTTTAAAAATGTCTCATAGTACTTTTACAGTAATCCAGTCTACCagtctccccatccaacctgacagagcttgagaggatctgcagagaagaatgggagaaactccccaaatacaggtgtgccgagcttgtagcgtcatacccaagaagacttgaggctgtaatcgctgccaaaggtccatcaacaaagtactgagtaaagggtctgaatacttatgcaaatgtgatgtcagtttttattttttattacattttctaacatttctaaactgttttgctttgtcattatggggtattgtgatgtcattatggggtattgtgtgtagattgatgaggggaaaaaaacaatttaatccattttagaataaggttgtaacgtaacaaaatgtggaaaaagtcaaggtgtctgaatactttccgaatgcactgtatccctTATGACTTGTCATGTAGTCTATGTACCCCTTATGGCTTGTAATTTAGCCTCTATGTATCCCTTATGGCTTCTAATGTAGTCTCCATGTATCCCTTATGGCTTCTAATGTAGTCTCTATGTATCCCTTATGACTTGTCATGTGGTCTCTATGTATCCCTTATGGCTTCTAATGTAGCCTCTATGTATCCCTTATGGCTTCTAATGTAGCCTCTATGTATCCCTTACTGTAGCTAAACATTAACAGGACAAAGCCTTTGGCCTAGATTGAGGGCGCTATTTAATGTGTTatcgctgaagcgttacagattccaCCATAGAAATGTGatttctgattgagccgacatGCAGCGTTTAGCGTGAATGCCTTCTCCCCCAGCGCGGGAACGGTGCTTTAAAAGCCTCACAGCCTATAATCTGCTATCAtctaccacaccccctcaggccttattgcttcatTACCCCTCCGTCAGTCATAGAGGAAGGAAGAGCAAAGACACATCACCCAGCCAGAAACCACCCAGCcccacacagacaccacccagccccacacagacaccacccaGCCAGACACCACCCAGCCCCACACAGAAACCACCCAGCCCCACAGACACCACCCAGCCAGAAAccacccagcctcacccagaaaccacccagcctcacccagaaACCACCCAGCCTCACACAGAAACCACCCAGCCAGAAACCACCCAGCCCCACACAGAAGCCACCCAGCCCCACAGACACCACCCAGCCAGAAACCACCCAGCCTCACACAGAAACCACCCAGCCTCACACAGAAACCACCCAGGCACACACAGAAACCACCCAGCCAGAAACCACCCAGCCCCACAGACACCACCCAGCCAGAAACCACCCAGCCTCACACAGAAACCACCCAGGCACACACAGAAACCACCCAGCCTCACACAGAAACCACCCAGAAACCACCCAGCCTCACACAGAAACTACCCAGAAACCACCCAGAAACCACCCAGGCACACACAGAAACCACCCAGGCACACACAGAAGTTATCAAAAGCTTGTTTTTTAATTCAACAAATTGACATCTTTCAGCGAGGTGTTTGGTTAAGAAAATAGAGGGACGAAAATAAATGACAGAAGATGAGGGTTGTTTATGATCGTCATGACGACGAAGGGAACGGGTAAACAACAACAATCTCTGAGCATGATCAACTACAACAGTGCTCcgagggagtgatggagagagagagatggagggacgtatagagggaaacagagggagagagatggagggacgtatagagggaaacagagggagagagatggagggacgtatagagggaaacagagggagagagatggagggacgtatagagggaaacagagggagagagatggagggacgtatagagggaaacagagggagagagatggagggacgtatagagggaaacagagggagagagatggagggacgtatagagggaaacagagggagagagatggagggacgtatagagggaaacagagggagagagatggagggacgtatagagggaaacagagggagagagatggagggacgatagagggaaacagagggagagagatggagggacgtatagagggaaacagagggagagagatggagggacgtatagagggaaacagagggagagagatggagggacgtatagagggaaacagagggagagagatggagggacgtatagagggaaacagagggagagagatggagggacgtatagagggaaacagagag
The Salmo salar unplaced genomic scaffold, Ssal_v3.1, whole genome shotgun sequence genome window above contains:
- the LOC123733196 gene encoding extensin-like; the encoded protein is MPSPPARERCFKSLTAYNLLSSTTPPQALLLHYPSVSHRGRKSKDTSPSQKPPSPTQTPPSPTQTPPSQTPPSPTQKPPSPTDTTQPETTQPHPETTQPHPETTQPHTETTQPETTQPHTEATQPHRHHPARNHPASHRNHPASHRNHPGTHRNHPARNHPAPQTPPSQKPPSLTQKPPRHTQKPPSLTQKPPRNHPASHRNYPETTQKPPSAPRE